A region from the Heptranchias perlo isolate sHepPer1 unplaced genomic scaffold, sHepPer1.hap1 HAP1_SCAFFOLD_65, whole genome shotgun sequence genome encodes:
- the LOC137318102 gene encoding probable G-protein coupled receptor 139, producing the protein MNSRSRVFGKPNISEVKHISKHFFFIWRLEVISKLSKRKREQLHRLPPLTAVCNLEIVHSNMRISVDFWAILSPRAESSAATVHEHVSVAFPANFMTIVILSRGNCGLSKCISGYMVAMATGDLLVMIINIIVYHIFSYQFPLSFLSFTPVCRFILYMTVVTLDLSVWFTVSFTFERFVALCCQKFKTKYCTERTAAAVLTTFFVLIFLKDIPVLFPYAPERIINKVQWGCRESEAVLSSPPITAYGSFHGISLVWLPFTLIALFNSLTIRRILVASRARKALRGHSSEDQCDPEMENRRKSIILLFTISGTFIILWLTTAVSLLTTRLTNSNYYRGDRTNPGYIATETGAMLKFLSCCPNTCIYAATQRKFREELKKLLKSPWTLILRLVKTERNAK; encoded by the exons ATGAACTCGAGATCTCGTGTTTTTGGAAAACCAAATATAAGTGAAGTGAAACATATTTCCAAACACTTTTTTTTCATTTGGCGGCTGGAAGTTATCAGCAAACTCTCGAAACGGAAACGAGAACAGCTGCATCGCTTGCCTCCACTGACTGCAGTTTGCAACCTGGAGATTGTCCA CTCCAACATGAGGATTTCAGTAGATTTCTGGGCCATCTTGTCACCCCGTGCAGAATCGAGCGCTGCAACAGTTCATGAACATGTGTCAGTAGCTTTCCCTG CGAACTTcatgacaattgtgattctctcaaGAGGAAACTGCGGCCTTTCCAAGTGTATCTCTggctacatggtggccatggcaacaggcgATCTACTGGTCATGATCATCAATATAATCGTGTATCATATTTTCAGTTATCAGTTCCCACTTTCATTCCTCTCCTTCACTCCCGTGTGTAGGTTCATTTTATACATGACTGTTGTCACGCTCGATTTGTCTGTTTGGTTCACCGTCTCCTTCACATTTGAACGTTTTGTCGCTCTCTGCTGCCAGAAGTTTAAAACCaagtattgcaccgagagaactgcggccgcggttctaacaaccttctttgttctgatCTTTTTAAAGGACATCCCCGTTTTGTTTCCATATGCACCGGAACGAATAATTAACAAAGTGCAGTGGGGCTGCCGGGAAAGTGAGGCTGTTCTCTCCTCACCTCCAATTACAGCGTACGGCTCGTTTCACGGCATCTCGCTCGTTTGGCTTCCCTTTACCTTAATTGCCTTGTTTAATTCTTTGACCATCAGACGGattttagtggccagtcgagCCCGCAAGgcactccggggtcacagcagtgaggatcagtgtgatccagagatggagaacagaaggaaatccatcattttactcttcaccaTATCGGGCACTTTTATAATTTTGTGGTTGACAACTGCTGTGAGTTTATTAACTACCAGACTGACAAACTCCAATTATTACCGAGGGGACCGTACAAACCCAGGGTATATCGCCACCGAAACCGGAGCTATGCTGAAGTTTTTGAGTTGCTgtccaaacacgtgtatttatgcagctacccagaggaaattcagagaagagctgaagaagCTGCTGAAATCTCCCTGGACACTGATTCTAAGATTGGTTAAAACTGAAAGAAATGCGAAATAG